Within Candidatus Zixiibacteriota bacterium, the genomic segment ATCTGCTTCTCAGCCGCGGCTGTGAGGGATAGAAGCAGAGTAAGGACCAGCAACAGTAGAAGTTGCTTCATAAGTCATCCTCCGATGAAACGAACGAAGTTTGGGGGTAAAAAATTACTCAAACTGACCTAAAAGTAGCTCTATGCTTACCTCCTTTCCCTAAAAGTAAGAGGCGGGGAGAACTCTTTTCACCCCGCCCCCGACACGCTAACCCTTCTGTCAGAATGTCAGTCAATACCAATTTTTATTCCATTTTAACGCTTGATAAACAGAGCAGCGGGAGTCTCGCTGTCGTTCAAAAAAACTGAGAGAAATCGAAAAAAAACCGCTGTTGAACAGACAGCGGTTTAATGTTAGTATTCTCTAACAGAAATTCTGAATTTATTGAGCTGGCGGCGGTCCGGTCTTGTACAGGTATGCCAGCAGATAGGTAGTATCCAGAATTGTGATTTTGCCGTCATTGTTGGTATCGGCTATCTGCAGCGGATATGGCTGGGGACCATCCTTGTATAGATAGCTGATGATATAAATGGCATCCAGTATATTGACCAGCAGGTCGCCGTTGGCATCGCCATAAATGGTGGTCCCGGTCTGGCCGAGGGCGGCAAGAAAGTCGATTAAGCCATGACCCAGAAGTCCCTCGTAACCGATGTTAAGGGAGTCAATATTGACGGCGGTTTGACTCAAGACGGTGTCAACTTCGCTCGCCAGGAGCGCCTGATTGCGGCTAATCAGAAGCGCCGCCAGGCCGCTGACAAACGGAGCGGCAAAGCTGGTTCCTTCCCACCAGGCATAGGCTGTATCAAGGTATGCCGAATAGATGGCTGTCCCGGGCGCGCAGAGGTCTATCTTATCGCCAAAATTGGAGAACCCGGCTTTAAGATTGAGAGAGTCAAGGGCGGCGACAGCGAGGCAATAGCCCCGGTCAGCCGGAAACGGAAAGACCAGCGGGCTATCGGTTGAGTCGTTGCCGGCGGCAGCGACAAGATTTACGCCGGACGATTTGGCAAATCGAAGAGCGTCATCAAGGGCGTTATGAATTCCCGTCATGCCAAAACTCAGATTTATGACACGACAGCTATCTTCGACAGCCATCAATACCGCTGATGCCAGACTGAATCCATCCCCAATACCGCCGGTATCGAGCGCTCTATAGACCAGAATTTCTGCCCCGGGGGCAGTTAGATTGAGAATACCGGCAATAAAGGTGCCATGGCCGGAACCGGTACCGCCCGGTTCGTCAGAGGCATCGGAATCATTATTCACAAAATCCCAGCGGGAAACGAGTATTGCCGCGGTTGAGTCAAAGAGAGGGTGCAGGAAATTCACGCCGCCGTCGATATGGGCGATTTTAACTCCCAGGCCGGTGGAAAGGGTTTGCGCTTCGGAGAGCTCCAGGTTGACCGCGGCCGACTGCAGAGTTATAGAACCGATACCTTCGACATCAAGAAACGGCTGGCTTCTCTGGAGTGACTCGGGAGTCATCAGGAGGTAATTAAGGCGACAATAAGCGACATCGGGACGGGCATCGATAACAGTCGCAAGGCTTTCGGCATCCTGTCCCTCGGGGACAGAAAGCAGGAAACAGCCAGTTTGTTGCTGGTGTCCTTTTACCCCGGTTCCGTAGGTGGAGTTGATGATATTTATGCTATACCCGACCTCCATCTTACAGATTATTTCCCCTTCACGGTACCCTCCGAATCCCTGCTGGGCATAAGACGAAAGCGAGGGGGCAATGAGAATGATTAGAAAACAAAGGAAATATCTGAAGGCGGAAAACTTACCTGTCATAGGCACCTCCCATATCGCCCGCTCCGAATACGGAGAACGCTGCCCAGTGATAAGCTGAAGGGAACCGTTCCCTCACTTTGCCGGCAGCCCAGCGGGCGGACTCAAGAATAGAGTTATTCTCTCTCAATTTATTATAATAAGAAATCATCCAAAAGGAAGCAGATTCATCAGAAAGTGGCCAAAGCGCAGCGATTATGTTTCGGGCTCCCATTTCCAGCAGTGACCGCACCAAACCGGTGGCTTCATCTCCGGGGAGCACAAGCTGTTCGCCGGAACGGCAGCCGGCCAGGGTAACCAGATTGACGCGGCATCTTTTGGCGCGAAGGTCGGCCGCAAACAGCGGTCCATCCTCAAGTGCCAAATACGAATAGAAAGGATTATCGGTGCAGAATTGGGCATGCCCGGAATAGTGCCAGACCGCCGCTTCCGGGGCATCAATTATATCTTTGCGGCGACAGGGCGCCGAGAGGGCGGCGTTACCGCTGATTTGAGCCAACAACGACTCTAACTCGTCAGACACATGGGGAATATTTGCCGCTGCCCCCTGGAAGAGATGCCAGCGGGATGAGGCTGAATATACTTTTCGGGCATTTATATAATGCCTCAAACTGGGGGCGATGACAAAATTGAAGCGGTCGGCAAGATACCCCTCATTGTCATAGAGAGCGGCCCAGGGGATATTGCTCAGTTCCCCTTCAGGTATAATCAGAATTCGATGATAGGACTCATCCAGCCGAAGCGGCGCCCAGAGCATATCCCCTAATTCGGAAAGAAGCGACCGCTCCGATTGAAAATTTCTCAGGGAAGTCAGATAACCTGTAAGAAGTTCCGACTCAAGCAGAAAACGCCAGCGCAAAAGAATCTCCTGCAGATGAATTCTTCCTTTTTCAAGCCGATGGGTTTCTACCGTCCCCTGTCGGTGAAGAAATATAATAATATCATCGTCCTGCAGATGAAACTGCACCACCGGATGCTCGGAGGAGACATGGCGGAAGTTCGCCGCCAGTTGTTCCGGCGCATAGGAAGAACCGGCTTTATCCGGTTCACAGGCAAGCATTGACTCACGGATTTCGCGGCGCAGATGTTGAAGCGCCGCCTGATGAGTCGCTGCCGTAAAGCCGCGCTTCCCGTTCCCTTCATAAATCTGATGAGACAGGGCGGCGACCTGACGAGCCAATAAGCCGAGGTTCCTTTGAATTTTTGTCATATCGGTGGCATTCTCGGATTCCGATATCAGCGGCGCCCAGATACCTGCGGTTTTAAACCGCTCCGACCAAACCGCGGCGCGCATCGGGCTGTCTTTCAGCTCCATGTCAATCAGTTTGCGATGCGGCGAATTCTGGGCGCGGGCAAAAGCGGAGCGCAGGTCGAGAGGGGGAAGCTGGGCGCGAAGCAGGTCAAGGGTTTCGGCCGCGGTTTCCCAGTGATTTCGCGCGGCGGCAAGGTCCCCTTGCGCCTGTTTCAGTTCACCCAGGCGGGTCTGCCAGGCAATAGACAGATGGGGCATCTCCCGCAGAGCGCGATTCCGTTTGAGACGTTTCACCGCCACACTGGATAATGATTTTTCATAGCTGAGCCGCAGGTCGCAGATTGCTTCCCAGAGGGGAAGCTGTGCTCGCGAGAACTGCTTGCGGGCGGCGTTAAGATATCTGGTTCTCTTTGAAGAATCGGATTTGGCGCGAACCAAATCCGCCGCTGTCAGTTGGCTGACACCGAGAAACCCCCCGTTTTTCTCTCGGGAAAATCCTTTTAGCGCCTGGACAACAGCTTTTTCGGCTTCGGTTTTCCGCCCAATTCTAAGCGCCGCCTGCGCCCGAAAGAGCGAGGCTTTGCTCCGTTCATATTGCAGACCGAGAACGGCGAATCTCTTTTCGGCAAGGGCGGAGATATCGAAGGCATCATGATTCAGCCCCAGACCCAGATAAACTTCAGCCCGGTCCAGGGCGCAGAGGGCCTCTCCCCGATGGTCTCCCCCGTCACGATATATTTTTTCGCAGGCGGCAAGTTGCAGGAGGGCCTGATGGAATTTACCGGTCAGCATCCACAACCAAGCCAGGCCATAACGGGCATCGTTAGCATCAAGCGTGCAGCCGGCTTCAGCATAAATCTTCTCCGAATCCCGGTAGAGCCTTTCGGCGGCGGCGATATCGAATAACTGGAGAAGGACATTGGCGCGGTTATAGTAACATCTCGCCAGCGCCAGGCGGTTGCCGCTTGCGTCAAAATAGTCTGCCGCCTGGTGATAGATTTTTTCCGCTTCGCGATGCCGGTCCTGACGATGGAGTATATTGGCGTAGTTTACTCTTGCCTGAATCCAGTCATTATCCGCTTTTAAAGCTTTGAATGCGGCCATAGCCCGGCGGGCCGATTGTTTCGCTTTGTCATAGTCGCCCAGATAGAGATATACATCAGCAAGCGCCCGGTCAATCCGGGCACGGACAAGGGGTGATCTTTCGGAAAGGCGGCGAGCGCTAAGATAGGCGCGCCGGGCATCACGATGGCGACCGCTCATATGAGAGAGTCGTCCCACCGCCCGGGCGGCAGTCAGCCGCATCTCGGGTGAATGATGACGGGAGACAGCGGCAAATCGGCGCGCCAGTTTGAGAGCCTCATTAAGAGAGGTCCGTGAGGCTTTCTGAATTAAATTCTCGCAGCCCCGCGCTAATTCCAGCTCAGAAATGTCGACCGCTTCTCCAGTCCGAAGAAACAGCCGCGCCGCTATCTGGGATTGCTCTTCGTCCATTTGATTTTGGGCAGTTTGATAGATTTCTCGCCCGCCTGCAGAGAGAGAGCCCCGGGTGGAGTCTTGCTCGACCATTGATAAAAACCGTGACGGTCGGGATGAACGGTTTTCTTCCCTACATTCAGGTCGGCCTCGCCCATTTCGGCTCCGCTGACCTGGCCGATAAATACCCAGCCCTCATCAGTATGCTCCGCACGAATATCAATATTAATGTTCTCGGCTTCAAAGCGAAGGCGCCGCTGGTCCAGAAGAGATTCTCCTCGAACTCCCACCGGCTGAGGAATTTTCCAGGAATCAAAGGTCAACTCTGCCACCAGAGTCTTGAGCGTTCCAAGAACCCCTGTCCTCTTGCCGAGCGCCACCGCTTTTTCAATCCATCCTGTAGGGGCATCAGGAAGCGGCAGTTGACCCGCAAGCGGAAAGGCTTTCAGCAGTTCCAGTTCCTGACGGCATTCCGGGCAATCTTTAAGGTGCCGGGGCCGTTTTTTATCTTTATCCCGCGCCATTTCTATCAACTCTTCTCTTGTAAAGTGCATATCTTTCATATGTTTCTTCACCGGTCTCATAATACAGAGTGGTTCAATCGGTTTTTCGTTCTCTTAGATATCCGTTGCTGATAAGAATCTCTTTTAATTTCTCCAAACATCGCCTTCGGATGGGTCCTAAACTGTTGGGGGCAAGCCCCAGTTTCCGGGCGATTTCTTCATATGACTCCTCTTCCGCAGCGTAAAAAAACTCTTCGAGGATTCTGCGGCAACGGGGGTCAATCTGCTTGAGGGCGAGTTCAAGATGTATCTGGCATTCGAGACGCTCTAAGGCGACGTCAGGTAGCGGTGACGGGTCCGGTTCCTCGGGATTGACATCACCGCCGGAGTCTTTTTCGGCAAGACGGCTCAGCCGCATCGCCTCGCGCTTGGCGGTGGTAACCAGCCAGGCGGAAATACGGGAGGGGTCTTTTAGTTTGCGGCGATTCTGGTAAAGAAGCACCCAGGTTTGCTGGAAACAATCGGCGGCATCGGCAAGCGACAGCCCGGAGCGGGTGGCGACGGCGTAAACCAATCGTTGATAACGGCTTACCAATTCTTTCCAGGACTCGGGACGATTATGGAGAATCTCCTCCCAGAGTTCGATGTCGGTTTTGTGAACGGCCATATTGGATTTCTCTGCCGATATAGATACCATTATCGGCAGTTAAGTCAATAGATAATAATGGGTGTATGACGTTTGGAATCTACTTTTCCAGATGAAGTACCGGAAGCGAAGATAGAGTTGCGGGAGTGGAGTACTTGTAATGATGAAATGAAAAAGCCCGGCGGAGAGAGCACGGACTCCGCCGGGTTTGGACGTTCAGCCCGCTGAGCCGGGCTGGCCTCCCCTTAAAATTGCGGAGCGGCGGATGTGACGGCGCCGAACTTGAGAGCGCTGAGTACAAATTATGTCATAATGTGTAACTGCTGATTCCAATCATGCTCACCACAAATAGAAGTCCGATCTCTATATTGTATCAGTAAGGGCCTATCCATGGAGGACAAATAGGAGCATTACCATCTTTATATAAATAAGCCAACAGATAAGTCACGTCTAAAATATTAACAGTGCCGTTACCATTTGCGTCACCCGATTCCAATGGAATAGGCGCCGGTCCACCTTTATAGAGATAAGAAATGAGATAGGTCACATCGAGGATATTGACAATGCAGTTTGCATTCGCGTCGCCACAAAGATAGTAAACACTGAATGGACCAGTTGAATCGAGCACCGGAACCATATACCAATCAGTACCTTCTATTCTCAGATAGAAAGTGCATCCGAGTATGTTCGGGACCATCCAATCGTAACTATTTATAATTATGTTGCTATCGATCGGAACCCAAGAGGACATGTTGTCGATTGAATATGAAAGGTCTAGCCGCTGAAAACAATCCTCCGCTAATCCATGCGGACAATCAACTTCAAAGTCCATTGAGAGAAGTGATCCGATATGTACTGAATCACTTTGATTAATGGGGATTATTCTAGTTTTGCAGGGCGGTTGATTCAGAGTGACCGTTTCAATGACCTGAAGCAGGTCGCGCGCGACTCCCTCCACTAGCAACATCACGGTTATGGTATCAACAGCACCCACAGGAGGATAGCACAGGCCTTCAGTATAAGCCACAAAAGTAACTGGTATCGAATCATGTGCTGGAACAGTACAAATTTCACTGTAACTACAGTCGACAGAATACGGTATGAACGGCGTGTGCTCCAGGTAACAGTCAATTGGAAAATCGGAATTATTCTTCAAGTAAATGGTAGTGTCGTAATCGTGTCCTGCAGGCCTTGAAAAATTAAGGCTGTCTAAACTGAATTCAATGCTAGTATCTGTGGAAAGTGCTTCAAAACAGACATCATCAAAGTAGGTAAAATTGCCATCCTCACAGGATTGTAGTACGATTGTACCGGGTGCCATAATTGGAGAAGGGTCGAGATAATTCAGGGAGTCTCCGCTTCCGTCTGGCATTCTGTAGCCATATGTGATGATATTGGGTGCCTCTCTTCTTATGAAAACCTGAAACCATTGATACGATTGAAGTATGACAGGTATGGAGCTGACTGGGGTGATACCCTTCTGGAGAATAAATGTAGTCCCCGGTACAAATCGTACTCTGTAGCCGCCATCTGTCATGCCGATAGGTACCTGGATGGCAAATTCGTTATCCGTGGAGCCAGTCTGATGATTTGCCCACACACTATATTCTCCATATATGGCTGAAAAATCATTGCGATAAATCTTTCCCCAGCAAAAGAATTGTGCTTCTCTAGACAGGCCAATACTCTTCGCTCCAGAATGTACTGGAGTGGTTGCAACGACGACTCCACCTTCAGTGTTGGTCCAATTGGAACTCCAGTCATTCTCAAACCCATCACAAAATGATAATTGTGCATATGTTCCAGGATGAATTAACATCACAAATGACAGAGGCAATACCAACAGGGCTCCTCTCCATGACATTTCTACGTTCATAATACCTCCAATAGCGACAGATTATGTATTTTCTAATAATTCGATCTAACCTAATGAGCTTGCCTTTCGGAAGCCTCTTCCAGAATGAAACATCACTTGCAGTCACAGCATTTTGAAGCTGCGACAGCCTGAACTATTCCTAAATCCTAATAGAGACATAGTGGCAGACAGAGAACTCTGCCGGAGGTTATTTTGAGATTTTTGAAGATTTTTTCAGATTTTCGGCCGCCCGAAGCTGCCCCTCGGTTACCCAGCCAGAATCGGTCCAGTAGGTGACGGTGTCAAGAAGATGCGCGACATATCGCTCATACGGAATATTAGGCAACTGTCCTTCACTTACCCCTCTATCACGGAGTTTCCGAAAGGGGTCATTGAGAACCGGCTGGACGACCCGGAGTCGGGCATCCAAAGGGTACAAAATATCGTAGGCGCCATATTTGGCATCACCATGCTCTCTAATATTCACGGCATAACCGTTGTCGGTTTTCCAGATTCCGGCGCCTCCTGGCTGATTATAGGGAAGGGCCGAGAAAGCTTTGCTGAGATCAGTCTGCGGGAAAAGAACATATGCCAACTGCGTACCGCGTTTAAGCCATGAACGGTCTCGAAATTCGTTCTTTGTGTATGGAGGCGAGCAGCCCCACGCCGAATCGGGGTCAATTACCGCAAGAGCGGCACAGCCCATCGGGTTATTGTAGCTGAGAAAGAAGACCTCCAAGTCGCCGTCAGAGTCGAAATCGTCGGCGAAACAGGGCCAGCTGGCGCCGGCATTTATGTACCAGCCGAGTGAATCGCCATAAACCGTCCAGAAGGTAGCATGGGAACCGGCCGGTGTCTGGGTGCATACTGTGGTAACAATGATTTTTTCATCGTCAAATTCAAATACCCTAATATGCTCGGCGTCAACAGTATATGGAGTATCAACGATATATTCATTCGGAATCATACAGGACCGCTTGAAAAGCAATTCACCGTCAAAAGAGTAGCAGAAAAAGCAGGCATATTCGGGAGTGCGCTCCAATGCTTCCGGTAGAATCAAGACCTCATTTCTGCCATCGTCATCCAGATCATACAAAATCATATTTGACGCCTGAACATGGTCGGCAGGGATAGTCCAGGGAAACTCCAGCGTCCAGAGCAATGTATCGCCGGAGTTGAAGAATTCAATGGCTTTGTTATCGGTGTCGACATGGAACCTCACCGGGTTGTCGTTTTCAATGGGAGTGAATAACTTCACGGAGAAAAAGGCAAGAAGCGACAACATCACCACTAACATGGGAATCTCGAACTTCGGATTGCGGACCGTTTGAACTGTTTTCCGCGCCCGATACGCCACCGGGCTGACTTTGCTTCTGGTCACAAAGCGGGGGTCGGAGAGCACGCTCGGCAGTTCCTCCACCCCGTACAACTCCAGTTTGCGGCGGGGATAAGGCGACTCCAGCTCTTTGAGATAGCCCCAGCAGTCATCGATATGCTCCCGCGGTATTACCAGATATTTCAAGCCGGAATGGAAGGCGCGGAAGATTTTCAATTTCAGCCCCTGGGCGTCAATCGGCAGGATTTTACCCTCGGCAGATAACGCTCCCGAAAAGACGGCGTCGGGGGCGACACTGATTTTCTCCCGCAAGACTTCAAGCCTGGCAATCGCCGCCACGGCTCCGACAGCGAAGGCGACCCCGAGCGAATCGCCGGTAAAACGGGCGCCGGTATGGTCCACATGAAAGTTTATCCGATAGCGACGTCGCGACGGCAGATTATGGCTCTGCTCCAGATATTTTCGGGCCGCCGCCGCCGAATCGCGCGCCTGTTTCAGAAAAGAGTCGTTTGATTTGAGAAGGGGATTGCGGATATCGACATCATCAGTCTCATTCCGGGGTGATATTCTCTCGGCCGAGACCCGGAGTGTCAGGATTCTCCCTCTGGGGTCAAGACCGAGTTCCGGGAAATGCTCAACAAACAGGGCTTTAAGAGATACTCCGTTTCCTTTTTCATCTGATTCCGCGATTAATTCGCCATTATGCACGGCGCGCAAGTAATCAGAAATCTTCCGATGCAAAGTCTGCAGATGCTCCAGGTCATCGCCGGAGCAGATTCCGGCAGGAAGCCCGCCGAGAAACTCCAGCAGTCCTGAAAGCTGCACGGCATCAGCCGGAAGAAATTCACGCGGGTCGGCTTTCTGTGAGGCGACGGTCAGTTTCGGAATAAATTCCTTAAAGTACGGTTCGACAAGTTCGGGGAGTTCATCTTTCAAACCGGAAAAGAACTTCAAAATGCAAACAGTTTCCAGTTCCGGCGACGGCGCCAGCCGCAACGCCTGACGCAGACGTTCGCTCTCGGATTCAATTTGCAGGAAATTGGGCATAGCCTCAGGTGAAGAGGTAGATTTCGATAGTATCGCGGCTGTCTATTCGGGGCAATTCCAGTTGGTCGGTCAGGTCCGATTTAATCATCACAAGTTCCCTGGAGCCCTTTTCGCGGACAGCAATTTTCAGGGGAGCGGCCGGAACGCCGGTTTCTTTCGGCATAATTTCAAGTCGCAGCGCCTTGCCGGCGCCGGTGTCCTGGAGTGATATTCTGACCTGGTCGCCATCCGGGCTGGATAGAATAATTGTCCCTTCCGGTTGTGGAATATCTTTGAAAGGAACAAGGCAAAAACGGGCGCGGGCAACGCGGACTTCAGCGGTGAGTTTCTCCGAATCAGGCCAGGGGATTCGACCGAGGTTGACCCGCCCTTTCTCATCGGTCATACATTCACTTCCGCCAAAAGGGCTCACCAGGACGTTTTGATAGAGCGAAGGGTCATCAGATATGAGATATAGCCAGACCTCGCGGGTATGGGAATCGCGCACCGCTTTCAGCATGATGCGCTGGTCAGTGGAAAGCAAAGTAGTCGATTCGGAGCCGACCTCCAGTTTCAGCCCTTCGGCGGCAATCGCCGGCATTCCGACCTCAGTCAGCAGAGCGCCGCGCCACTGATAGAGATAGAAAAGGCGGGGCGAATCCGGTTGCGACCAGCGGCGGGAATAATGTTGCAGTTCCTCCCGTCTTTTCTCCACCAGAAAACGGCAAAGATGACAGCTCTCCAGGTGTCGCTCCAGCGCGGCGCGCTCTATCGAATCCGATCCCAGTATAAACAGGTCCCATTCATTAGCCCCGGGACACGGGACTGAAGTCATACTCCTCCTTCGGGCAATATATGACGTATCTTACCAATACGCAGACAACCTAACATAACTGCTATCCCAAAATACGCATCCCTTCCCCGTCTACAATTCCTATTAGTGGCACAGGGAAATAAATGCCGTCAATTCCCATACTTTTTTCTAAAATAATCATTAAAACGCTGCCGGGCATGATATGCCAGGGTGTCGAATTGGCGGTACTCTTCGCGATAGACATTGCCGCTCACCCCGCCTTTAATATAAGGCTCTAAATACTGCCAATAATACATTGTATCGTAATAAGATACGAGGTCGTCGGTCAAATTGAGCAGGGCTTTTTGAAAAACCTCAGCCAGCGGCTCGGACAGCATCCCTTTCGACACCCAGTCATCAATAATCTCCTTGACATCCTCCAGCGCCGCAAGGCAAGCCTGGTTCGCATCTATCTTGTGATGGGGGTTTACCACAGGTACGGGTGGAGGCTGTTCTAACTGTTCCTTGAAATACTCCGCGAGCAAGTCAAACAGTTCTTCAATCGACACTACCGGTGAGCGTGAGCCGATTATATTGACCTCTTCTAACAGCGCCTCAATAATGTCTCCCAGGCTTTTCTTATAGGTCGGGATACGATGAAGAATGTTATTCAATTCGTCGCGGCTGCACAGGGGAGTTCCTTCGCGCAGATTACTGATGTCCGACAGTACTATCCAGCGAGGGGCATCATCCGGAAAACGACGGAACCGTTTGTCCCTTCTTAATGTCACATAATAGTTGCGATGAAGTTTCGGTATTACCGGGTTATGCTCAGCCCAGCGATGGAAGAGTTGCTGCAAGGCTTCACGATAAATGACCCTTTCATACACCAGGAAGAGCTCGGCATCGGGCAGCTCTGTTGCCCAGCATACCGATTTGCGGAAATATCGTTCTCGGTCTTTATCTGAAAAGATGTTTCCAAGCAGGGTTAGCGCCATCTCCTCCGGGGTGCAATCGGCCGATTTGACGGCGGCGCGGAGACGGTACTCCAGGCACCCTGCTCGAGTAGCGACCATATAAGCGCCCATCTGGATAAGACGATTGAGGTCATGACTTGATATTGTGCCGTCACAGAGACGGCGAATCAGTCGCGCAATTTCGATGACAAACGGTCGGAGTTCTTTCACGTCCTGATAAATGCAAAGGGATGGGTCGGTTGATAGAATTATGGAACTAATATACGGCATTGCGCCTTTTCGTCAATGCCAAAGTAGGTGATGAATTCCTTTCCGCCTATATTTCAATTTAAGGCGCAAGCCGGTATCAATGTCATTGCGCGAAGCCCGCGCCGCAAGAGAATACCTTACTCAACTTTCAGAATTTGAATCATGGTGTCGGTATGAGATTCTCCGGTTTGCGGGTCGAGCCAGGGGTTGGCGACAGCGATTCTCACCGAGTTGCCATCTGCATCCAAACCGAAGAGGGCGCTGGTTTCATCCTCACCAAGGACCGAAAGAGTAGTCTGTTTCTGATAAAAGGTTACAACTTCTTTTATATTGTCGCCGGTTCTGTAACAATAAATCTCTTGCCCCATCACTTCCCTGGCGTATTTGGTTTGAGCGGCATCAAGTTTCGCCCCGGGATAAATCTCCACATCGAATTGCGTTTCGTTCTTTTTGACGGCAGTAGCGCCGGATGTTGCCTTGCCGGTTTTGACCAGTTCTACTCTCCGGTTTTTGGCGCGTCCTTCCTCCGTGCCATTATCGGCAACCGGTTTGTCCTCGCCATATCCGACCGTGGAGAGTCGAGCTTCGTCGATTTTCTCAGCAACAATCGCCTCCTTGACTGCTTTCGCCCGGTTTTCCGAAAGAAGAATATTGGCGGCGGAATCGCCAACATTATCGGTATGCCCTTCAACACCAAGCATAAGTTCCGGGTTGGTCTTCATCATCTGGACTATCTGCTCTATGATTGGTCTGGAGTCAGGGCGAATAGTCGCTTTCCCGAAATCGAAGTTGATATATAAAGTCACTTTTCCGTCACGGTTGAGAGCCTCAAACATTCCGCTGGCGGTGACATCCTGTTTCATCGCTTCCTTGACAATAAGAGTCAAATAATATTCAAAGCCGTCATTGAAGGTCACGATTTCGACCCAGAGTTCATTATCGCCTTTAAGAACCTTGCCGGTCAGCATGCGGTAGCCGCAGTTTATGGCGCAGTTGGCGCCCTCGCAGATGCCGTCAAAGATGACCGTTCCGCCCAT encodes:
- a CDS encoding S8 family serine peptidase, producing MTGKFSAFRYFLCFLIILIAPSLSSYAQQGFGGYREGEIICKMEVGYSINIINSTYGTGVKGHQQQTGCFLLSVPEGQDAESLATVIDARPDVAYCRLNYLLMTPESLQRSQPFLDVEGIGSITLQSAAVNLELSEAQTLSTGLGVKIAHIDGGVNFLHPLFDSTAAILVSRWDFVNNDSDASDEPGGTGSGHGTFIAGILNLTAPGAEILVYRALDTGGIGDGFSLASAVLMAVEDSCRVINLSFGMTGIHNALDDALRFAKSSGVNLVAAAGNDSTDSPLVFPFPADRGYCLAVAALDSLNLKAGFSNFGDKIDLCAPGTAIYSAYLDTAYAWWEGTSFAAPFVSGLAALLISRNQALLASEVDTVLSQTAVNIDSLNIGYEGLLGHGLIDFLAALGQTGTTIYGDANGDLLVNILDAIYIISYLYKDGPQPYPLQIADTNNDGKITILDTTYLLAYLYKTGPPPAQ
- a CDS encoding CHAT domain-containing tetratricopeptide repeat protein, which encodes MDEEQSQIAARLFLRTGEAVDISELELARGCENLIQKASRTSLNEALKLARRFAAVSRHHSPEMRLTAARAVGRLSHMSGRHRDARRAYLSARRLSERSPLVRARIDRALADVYLYLGDYDKAKQSARRAMAAFKALKADNDWIQARVNYANILHRQDRHREAEKIYHQAADYFDASGNRLALARCYYNRANVLLQLFDIAAAERLYRDSEKIYAEAGCTLDANDARYGLAWLWMLTGKFHQALLQLAACEKIYRDGGDHRGEALCALDRAEVYLGLGLNHDAFDISALAEKRFAVLGLQYERSKASLFRAQAALRIGRKTEAEKAVVQALKGFSREKNGGFLGVSQLTAADLVRAKSDSSKRTRYLNAARKQFSRAQLPLWEAICDLRLSYEKSLSSVAVKRLKRNRALREMPHLSIAWQTRLGELKQAQGDLAAARNHWETAAETLDLLRAQLPPLDLRSAFARAQNSPHRKLIDMELKDSPMRAAVWSERFKTAGIWAPLISESENATDMTKIQRNLGLLARQVAALSHQIYEGNGKRGFTAATHQAALQHLRREIRESMLACEPDKAGSSYAPEQLAANFRHVSSEHPVVQFHLQDDDIIIFLHRQGTVETHRLEKGRIHLQEILLRWRFLLESELLTGYLTSLRNFQSERSLLSELGDMLWAPLRLDESYHRILIIPEGELSNIPWAALYDNEGYLADRFNFVIAPSLRHYINARKVYSASSRWHLFQGAAANIPHVSDELESLLAQISGNAALSAPCRRKDIIDAPEAAVWHYSGHAQFCTDNPFYSYLALEDGPLFAADLRAKRCRVNLVTLAGCRSGEQLVLPGDEATGLVRSLLEMGARNIIAALWPLSDESASFWMISYYNKLRENNSILESARWAAGKVRERFPSAYHWAAFSVFGAGDMGGAYDR
- a CDS encoding sigma-70 family RNA polymerase sigma factor — translated: MAVHKTDIELWEEILHNRPESWKELVSRYQRLVYAVATRSGLSLADAADCFQQTWVLLYQNRRKLKDPSRISAWLVTTAKREAMRLSRLAEKDSGGDVNPEEPDPSPLPDVALERLECQIHLELALKQIDPRCRRILEEFFYAAEEESYEEIARKLGLAPNSLGPIRRRCLEKLKEILISNGYLRERKTD
- a CDS encoding dockerin type I repeat-containing protein, which produces MNVEMSWRGALLVLPLSFVMLIHPGTYAQLSFCDGFENDWSSNWTNTEGGVVVATTPVHSGAKSIGLSREAQFFCWGKIYRNDFSAIYGEYSVWANHQTGSTDNEFAIQVPIGMTDGGYRVRFVPGTTFILQKGITPVSSIPVILQSYQWFQVFIRREAPNIITYGYRMPDGSGDSLNYLDPSPIMAPGTIVLQSCEDGNFTYFDDVCFEALSTDTSIEFSLDSLNFSRPAGHDYDTTIYLKNNSDFPIDCYLEHTPFIPYSVDCSYSEICTVPAHDSIPVTFVAYTEGLCYPPVGAVDTITVMLLVEGVARDLLQVIETVTLNQPPCKTRIIPINQSDSVHIGSLLSMDFEVDCPHGLAEDCFQRLDLSYSIDNMSSWVPIDSNIIINSYDWMVPNILGCTFYLRIEGTDWYMVPVLDSTGPFSVYYLCGDANANCIVNILDVTYLISYLYKGGPAPIPLESGDANGNGTVNILDVTYLLAYLYKDGNAPICPPWIGPY
- a CDS encoding S16 family serine protease, translated to MPNFLQIESESERLRQALRLAPSPELETVCILKFFSGLKDELPELVEPYFKEFIPKLTVASQKADPREFLPADAVQLSGLLEFLGGLPAGICSGDDLEHLQTLHRKISDYLRAVHNGELIAESDEKGNGVSLKALFVEHFPELGLDPRGRILTLRVSAERISPRNETDDVDIRNPLLKSNDSFLKQARDSAAAARKYLEQSHNLPSRRRYRINFHVDHTGARFTGDSLGVAFAVGAVAAIARLEVLREKISVAPDAVFSGALSAEGKILPIDAQGLKLKIFRAFHSGLKYLVIPREHIDDCWGYLKELESPYPRRKLELYGVEELPSVLSDPRFVTRSKVSPVAYRARKTVQTVRNPKFEIPMLVVMLSLLAFFSVKLFTPIENDNPVRFHVDTDNKAIEFFNSGDTLLWTLEFPWTIPADHVQASNMILYDLDDDGRNEVLILPEALERTPEYACFFCYSFDGELLFKRSCMIPNEYIVDTPYTVDAEHIRVFEFDDEKIIVTTVCTQTPAGSHATFWTVYGDSLGWYINAGASWPCFADDFDSDGDLEVFFLSYNNPMGCAALAVIDPDSAWGCSPPYTKNEFRDRSWLKRGTQLAYVLFPQTDLSKAFSALPYNQPGGAGIWKTDNGYAVNIREHGDAKYGAYDILYPLDARLRVVQPVLNDPFRKLRDRGVSEGQLPNIPYERYVAHLLDTVTYWTDSGWVTEGQLRAAENLKKSSKISK